The genomic region CTGCAATATCCGCTGCCCGTATTGCTATAACAGAGCTTTGGTTTTGGAAGACGAAACGGACGGTTCTCTTGTTTCCGCAGAAACAGTGATAGCACATCTTGAAAAACGAAAAAACGTTTTGACAGGCTTTGTTTTAAGCGGTGGAGAACCGCTTTTAAATCCGCTTACGCCTTTTTTAATCGGTGAAGCAAGAAAAAAAGGTTACAAGATAAAACTTGACACGAACGGAACTCTTCCCGATCTGCTGGAAAAACTGGTTTCGGATCCGGCTCTAAAACCTGATTTTATAGCCATGGACATAAAGACTTCTCCGAATAAATACGCCGAACTCTTGTCGCCATGCAGCCGAGCGCTCGCAGAGACGATGGAAGATCGGCTGAAACAAAGCGTAAATATTATAGCGTCCTACCCCCCTACCCTTAGAGAATTCAGAACAGTTCTGGTTCCGCCTCTTGTTTCAGCTGAAGACATAAAAAACATGGGCGCATTGCTTCCCAAAGACGCTTCCTGGCAATTTGCGCAATTTAGAAATGAGAATTGCATAAATCCTTCGTACAATGAAATTACGCCTTATTCCGACAAGGAAATCGAAGACCTTGTAGGACAGGCGAAAGAGCTTATCGCAGGGGCTGCCTTGCGCTGAACGCTCGAAAACCCTCCGTCCTCTGCACGGCATGGATGCCGTGTCGGAATTTGGTCGCGTATTTTTGCTATGCAAAAATACGGTAGTGAGCGGTACACGGATGTAGAGCGAACGGTCACTGCTCGGATTTTCTTTTTTAGGTCTGAAGACGAAAAACGCCGGATGCGTTTTTCTTTTATACAACACGCTCGAAAATCCTACACGGATTTTCTTTTTTAGGTCTAAAGGCGAAAAACGCCGGATGCGTTTTTCTTTTATACAACACGCTCGAAAATCCTACACGGATTTTCGAGCTCTTGACACAAATCGTTTTTGTTTGATATATTCCAAATTAATATGGCGACATAGCTCAGTTGGTAGAGCATACGGCTCATATCCGTAGTGTCATAGGTTCAATCCCTATTGTCGCTAAAATGCCTGCGGAGTACCGCAGGTTTTTTTATTTGGCACATAAATAAAGGAAACCGATCAAACACGGAAGTTTTTGGTCAGCCCTTTTTTCTTGGAACGGGAGCAAAAAATGGAAGTCTTTAAAGCGCCGTTTAAAGGACGGTCGCTGCTGAATTGGACGGATTGGACTCCGGCGGAAATCAGCACGCTTCTTGATTTATCCGCGCAGGTCAAAGCGGAAGCGCACAGAGGCGAAATTCATCAACGCTTTTTAGGCAAAACTCTAGCCCTTATTTTTGAAAAGCGCTCCACGCGTACCAGATGTTCTTTTGAAACCGCGTTCGGGGAAGAAGGCGGACATCCGGTATTTTTATCTACGCAGGACATACAGCTCGGCGGAAAAGAGAGCATAGAGGACACAGCCCGCGTGCTCGGAAGGATGTTCAGCGCGATCGAATTCAGAGGCTTTAAACAGGAGTTCGCAAAACAGCTTGCAAAATATTCCGGAATTCCCGTAATAAACGGGCTCACAGACAGCTTTCATCCTACGCAGGTGTTGGCGGACGTTTTAACTCTAAAAGAAAATTTTAAAACAGTAAAAGGACTTAATCTGGCCTTCTGCGGCGACGGAAGAAGCAACGTCGCAAGAAGTCTCATGCTGATATGCGCAAAACTCGGCATAAATTTTGCGGTTTTCAGCCCTAAAGAATTGTTTCCGGACAAAGAGATTTTAAAAATTTCAGAGCCGTTCGCCACTTCTTCCGGAGCGAAAATTTCCGTAAGCGATGATATATCGGTTTTAAAAGGAGCGGATTGCATTTACACTGACGTATGGGTTTCTATGGGTGAAGAAGCTCTAAAAGACCAGCGGATAAAACTTTTGCATTCGTTTCAAGTAAACTCAAAACTCATGGCCGCTACGGAAAATAAAAACACGATATTCATGCATTGTCTTCCGGCGGTAAAGGGACAGGAAGTTACCGAAGAAGTTTTTGAAAGCGAAGCGAGCAAAGTGTGGGATGAAGCTGAAAACAGAAAACACACTATAAAGGCGATAATGCTTTCGATCATGTAAAATTTGTATTTTCTTCAAATATGGATATAATGTATACTTGATAGATATAAATAA from Treponema parvum harbors:
- the argF gene encoding ornithine carbamoyltransferase — protein: MEVFKAPFKGRSLLNWTDWTPAEISTLLDLSAQVKAEAHRGEIHQRFLGKTLALIFEKRSTRTRCSFETAFGEEGGHPVFLSTQDIQLGGKESIEDTARVLGRMFSAIEFRGFKQEFAKQLAKYSGIPVINGLTDSFHPTQVLADVLTLKENFKTVKGLNLAFCGDGRSNVARSLMLICAKLGINFAVFSPKELFPDKEILKISEPFATSSGAKISVSDDISVLKGADCIYTDVWVSMGEEALKDQRIKLLHSFQVNSKLMAATENKNTIFMHCLPAVKGQEVTEEVFESEASKVWDEAENRKHTIKAIMLSIM
- a CDS encoding anaerobic ribonucleoside-triphosphate reductase activating protein, which produces MRISEKQLNMPAGALIKTTLVDYPGRVACSFFLKGCNIRCPYCYNRALVLEDETDGSLVSAETVIAHLEKRKNVLTGFVLSGGEPLLNPLTPFLIGEARKKGYKIKLDTNGTLPDLLEKLVSDPALKPDFIAMDIKTSPNKYAELLSPCSRALAETMEDRLKQSVNIIASYPPTLREFRTVLVPPLVSAEDIKNMGALLPKDASWQFAQFRNENCINPSYNEITPYSDKEIEDLVGQAKELIAGAALR